The genomic interval CAACTGCAAATTTCACGTAGAAACAGTCGACGACCAACGAATCAAATCGGTAAAAATAAGCAAAttgactttttcaaaaattaaaaaatttcggttcCCATATCGTTTGCACGATCGTTTCATTCATACGTCTCGTCTTGTTCATATAGTCCGGTCGAGTCGGACATAGAATCGAACAAGTCCTGAAGTCAACGCGTAGAGggtagagaatttttttttttaagtagaTTAGACGCCCGCTGTGATAtcctgaaaaattcttttttatcgaacCGTCCAAATTTGGAAATCCCGTATTTTGAGACGGACTTGTTTCCTATATAGATTGTTTCGAAATTAAGTTCCTACGAAAGTTCTTTGCCTCATCGTTCCGCTAATTTTAAAATCCTTTGCACTCCTTCATTTTCACCATTAACTTGCgagtacatgtatatctacaCGATTTTATCGTTGTCCTTTTTGTTGTTCGGATCTTGTTTGCTCATATGATCCGCCCGTGTTGCACTCATTTACTGATCTATATTCGGCCTGAACTCCTTGTATTTGTTCATTGTCGTTACTAGTTTCGTTCAAAGACGACGTGATTTCaataaacgataaaaatcaacggGCGCTGCGCAGgtgacaaaagaaaaacgttCAATTACTCCGACTGAGGAAAATTCATAACAACGTTACTGCGTGcccagatatatgtatacatatgtatagatatagccAAGCAGAGgggatacctatacgtatggaAATAACATGTGTCTCGATGAGAAACGAcacagaagcagcagcagcagcagcagcagcaggcagGGCACGAGGCAAGCAAACCATAAGGCTTTCAGGCTTTCGGGCAGCGTTTCTTTTAGATGCCAGATGCGCGGGTGTCTCGACGGGTGCCCTAAACACCAGAGACGATCGGAGACTGCGGAGCCTATAGTCACGTGGTCGAGTCGCATGGCGAGGCAAAAGCTCTGTCAGTACGTCGCGTCGCGGGGTCGCGAGCTGTACGCGCTGAGATCCGACTCCACTCTACGATTTTACTCGCGATCGCGTACCCGCTCCGAGTCGAGGAGAAACGCCAGCGTGAGCTGTCAGCCgcgcgtttgtttttttttttttttttgattttgttgtttttttttgggaattCAAAAATCGTCGATCGTGACCAAACGTCGAGCTCCCGGTCGCCTCCCGTATCCGAACGAGTCTCCCGAAATCTGAACGACCGCAGAGtgtgaaaaaaggaggagaaaaaaatagcgagCGGAAACGCCAAATCCCGTTAACGATACAGAGATACGTTTCGCACGAGGTGGACgcaaaagaaaattcggtGACGTCGTtgcgacgacgatgatttgCGGGTATCGAGTGTGACCTGTAATCTACATCCTGGAACGGAAGCGACGAATGTACTCTGCGATTGATTCGGTGAGCTACCCCGATTATTTTCCGCATCGAAGTtttgttttcgcttttttttccagtcgCGAGAATCGGAGTGGAGATTTTCTCATTGTACCGCGTTCGTTTGTTCCCTGAAAACATAAAATCGCATTTTTACGATCGCTTAGAAAATCCACGTACGAATATTCGTTTCATTAGGTATTCCAGCCCACCGAGTATATTAATAGACCCAAACTGACAGGCGAACCAAACCAGACTTTCTGTGCTccctatttttctctccctctttctctgtGCTCTTCAACGCTATATGGAGGCGATTGCGTGCCTCGGAGATCGTCCGACTCCAGATAATcgcctcctccttttttcataTCCGGTAACAGGAGGGAAAGAAGAAACCCCTCTCGGAAGCGCACGACGTCACGGGCGAATATCTCACCCGATTAACTTTACAATTAGCcgaaaattatcgatcgatgtaaATTCGCTCGGACCGACCGCCATATTGATTCCAAAAGTACATCCGCGTTGGTTTATTGCTCTTCTTTTGTTTTGGCAGTTGAGTTTTCCACGTTATAAAAACAATCTCGCAGGGGTCGCGCCTCTCGACGGCTGGAACATTCCCaaagtgaaaatcaaaataaaagaaatcctTGAATGATGTTTTTTCGTAGATTCCCTTGACCGGTTTAGATTTTGAGAACATTACTCGCCATTAATAGAAATCAAATATAGATcggtacaatttatttttattttcttttgcaaAGTAGGTTATAAAATCTATTCCAGAACATTCGTATTGCGAGCGGAGCGAAATTGTACGATCCTAACGTTTGTTCTcgcacgcgtgtacgtaacaTTTTTATACGATACTATAGACAATGAATTGCACCAATTAGCCGATCATCTGTCGATTATAAAATAACTACAGCTACGATAAAATGTCACTTCGCATCACAGATGCAGctagtgtatgtatacgcgtcgCACTTGCGGCTCTAGACCAAAACGCCGATGTCCCGTTTTCCGTACGTGACAACGTACAGGGTGGACGATTTTTCGATCTCCCCGTTATCCGCGATCGCTTCTTCCTCCATTTGGGTATCCACCGCGTCCGCGAGATCCTCCCCTTCCTGCAGTTGAGGACTTCGACCCCGATTTTCCGGAAAATCTCGCCAATCTCCAAGGAAGACCCGCGGAACCACCGTTACCACCTTTCCTCGGAGCAAAACTCGTCGTTGTTGAAGTTGCGGGAGTCGTGACACTCGGTGTTCGTCTTCCCGGAGGAAAAGCTGCGTTATCTGCATTGCCGTTATTCGCTATTGCGTTGTTGCAGTTTCTAGCGGGTGGGCCGAAACCTCCCTGATTCAAAGGCTGTTCAGCCAAGGCAGGGTTAGGTTCGCTCATGTTCAATTGTTCGTTAATGACCATACAGAAGTCTCCGATTTTTCGTATATCGGGATCCTTGCCGGAATAAAGCGTCAGGCATTGTTTCCACACGGATGCGTAGCCTTTTGTCAATCTAACGATATCACCGGGTGCCAACAGTTGACCCGGTTCCTCCCAAATCGACACATTCATACACGCCGTGCTGTCCGCAACTTTGAACATTCGAACTTCGCGGTTCTCTTTGGTAATTACAGGTTGGCCAACTTCGAGAACTATGAACACCACGTTTATGTTCTTCTGGCCGGGACGTATGTCTTTTATAAGGACGTATTCCATAGTTGTAAATAATACAATATCGTTACACCGctaaattttttcactaaactttgtaaaaaaaattgttttctctcAGGCTCGGTTGTTCCACCTTTTTTTGGTCCACCTAACCGGCAGATATCCCTCGAATAAGTATCACTTGACAGTTTACCGGGCACGAGTTGCTCCACGGCCCTCTTTATCCTGCCGATGGTTAGCTACCACCGAAGAGGGATATATCGCAATGGCTGCTTCCGGAATCGGTCCGCACCTACTTCattacggtgaaaaaaaagttcgatcaCTGAttgatgtatatgtatatcaatggATCGATCGTTCAAATCTTCGGTCAAAGGTTCAATTTTTTGCGGTCGAAGTAAAATCTGCCGCCAAAGTGTTTTCCGCGTTGCGTTTGACTTGTGTCGTTCACTCTGAAcattttcgataaatatacGCAAGTAAGATATAATTCTTAAGTATATAACTATAGACAATATAGGTGATAATGTTGTATTCATAATGCGGTTCATACAAAGGTCACTTTTCACTAACTTTATTAAGGGCCGGTTGTTCCACCTGCGGGTAAACTGTCGTTTAGTTTATCCGatggttgaaatttcgatTCCGGTTGTTGTTCCGCCGCTGAATCAGTTCGAAACAACTCGACCAATTAGCGATCATCTGTCGATTATAGAATGACTAGAGCTAGGATAAAATCTCACTTCACATCACGGATGCAGCGTAGGTACGCGTTGAACAAAACGCTGATTCCTGGCTCTAAACCAAACGCCGATGTCCCATTTTCGGTACCAGAGAACGTATAGGGTAGACACACAAAGCTGTTATATCGACTCAATTAAtccaaaaacgagaaaatcacATCAACCGCGCAGTGGCTTCGAATGTAAATCGTGCCAACCTAATGACGGACATGTATCCGTTTCCTACCGCAGGTCAAATTTTGCTCGCAtaattcgttaaaaaatcCGGTCAACCGCAAGCCGAACTTCCGAGTTCCGTCTCATTCGGTTCTGAAAACTTTCTCGGAAAACTCGGAATTCGGGTTTCAGTTTTCCTCCGAATCGTAACCTGTTatccttttcaaaattttgcttCGGTAGCCTCGGAGATAAGGAGGCGGCGGCAACGCTGTTGATATTGcaggtatgaataaaaatagcgACATGCAACGTGCGATTTTCCTCCCGTTGTAAAGATCTGCAAATGTTACGCCGAGATGTGTTTCCTGGCACGCGTTTATAAGGTCACGCACTCGACCGGAAACATATAAGGCAGGTGCGCGAAaacgattgaaaagaaaagaaaaaaagaagtgaaaacaTGTACAGCAGCACGTCACACGTGTACGCCGTGTGGAATACCGCGCGTGCTCAAAAATTGCGGGGGCTAAAATGtgagcggaaaaaaatgaaaacggatAAAACGGATCGCCAGACTCTCGCGATCGTCTCATTGCCCTCTGACGAGGAAATCG from Athalia rosae chromosome 6, iyAthRosa1.1, whole genome shotgun sequence carries:
- the LOC105692517 gene encoding SOSS complex subunit B homolog produces the protein MEYVLIKDIRPGQKNINVVFIVLEVGQPVITKENREVRMFKVADSTACMNVSIWEEPGQLLAPGDIVRLTKGYASVWKQCLTLYSGKDPDIRKIGDFCMVINEQLNMSEPNPALAEQPLNQGGFGPPARNCNNAIANNGNADNAAFPPGRRTPSVTTPATSTTTSFAPRKGGNGGSAGLPWRLARFSGKSGSKSSTAGRGGSRGRGGYPNGGRSDRG